One region of Candidatus Bathyarchaeia archaeon genomic DNA includes:
- a CDS encoding FG-GAP-like repeat-containing protein, which translates to MYVVAADYEGRSNYLLSNGDGTFSSQQYIGQTPVIHHTYGNGVGDFDNDGDFD; encoded by the coding sequence GTGTATGTTGTTGCCGCCGATTATGAGGGGCGTAGCAATTATTTGTTAAGCAATGGAGACGGCACATTCTCTAGCCAACAGTACATAGGCCAAACACCAGTAATTCACCACACCTACGGCAATGGAGTCGGAGACTTCGATAATGATGGAGACTTCGACTAG
- a CDS encoding VCBS repeat-containing protein, which yields MEIGTWKEGRYPMDMPVADFNEDGNLDFILTHYESVNDELYLGNGHFGFTRSVLANTAPYYSVGADTADFNNDGHADYVVVPRHEALQLYINLGKGDSTFTRKTSPAKSSYYWGVAAADFDSDGNVDLLASRTDFAYWDFIRAKAMALSLGLRQ from the coding sequence ATGGAGATTGGCACATGGAAGGAGGGACGCTACCCTATGGATATGCCGGTTGCTGACTTTAACGAGGACGGTAACCTTGACTTCATATTGACACATTATGAGAGCGTAAACGATGAATTATACTTGGGCAACGGCCACTTCGGGTTTACCAGATCAGTTCTGGCAAACACAGCACCCTACTATTCGGTAGGCGCCGATACTGCTGACTTCAACAATGATGGGCATGCAGACTATGTTGTCGTACCCCGTCATGAAGCTTTACAGTTATATATCAACTTGGGCAAGGGAGATAGCACATTCACAAGAAAGACGTCTCCTGCAAAAAGCAGCTATTACTGGGGTGTTGCAGCCGCTGATTTTGATAGTGACGGAAACGTAGATCTCCTCGCCTCACGTACTGATTTTGCTTACTGGGATTTTATAAGGGCAAAGGCGATGGCACTTTCACTTGGGTTAAGGCAATAA
- a CDS encoding PKD domain-containing protein has translation MYPYGPLDNYDFNGDGNQDIVTTKGIYGYDVIVWLGNGDGTFTCSNTYGGGTGYYRHAISAPPYIQNKKPVAEADGPYMGFEGSSVTFSGAVSLDPDGTIVGYDWDLDGDGLYDDASGVTASYTW, from the coding sequence ATCTACCCTTATGGTCCACTTGACAATTACGATTTTAATGGTGATGGAAATCAGGATATTGTCACAACTAAGGGGATTTATGGCTATGATGTTATAGTCTGGTTGGGCAACGGCGATGGTACATTCACTTGCTCTAACACCTACGGTGGAGGAACTGGATATTATCGTCACGCAATCTCAGCTCCACCTTATATCCAGAACAAAAAACCTGTAGCTGAGGCAGACGGCCCCTACATGGGCTTTGAAGGTTCATCAGTAACCTTCAGTGGAGCCGTCTCACTCGATCCGGATGGGACTATTGTCGGTTACGATTGGGATCTGGACGGCGATGGACTGTATGATGATGCCTCCGGGGTGACAGCATCCTATACTTGGTGA
- a CDS encoding PKD domain-containing protein, with translation MTDDKKGTATDMATVAIVNVAPTVSAVSDLTVNEDAPFTVILADFADQGWLGTHTATIDWGDGMVDGGLVDEDAGNGTVSCSHTYMNGGIYTVTVTVTDDDGGTGSDTLNVLVNRLPVAVLTLSIKR, from the coding sequence GTGACTGACGACAAAAAGGGTACAGCTACAGATATGGCAACTGTGGCTATAGTCAACGTAGCTCCAACCGTTTCTGCAGTGTCAGACCTAACGGTTAATGAGGATGCGCCGTTCACAGTCATACTAGCTGACTTTGCAGATCAAGGTTGGCTTGGCACCCATACAGCTACAATTGACTGGGGTGATGGAATGGTTGATGGCGGTTTGGTCGACGAGGATGCAGGCAATGGTACCGTCTCCTGCAGCCACACCTACATGAATGGTGGCATCTACACTGTGACAGTAACAGTTACTGATGACGACGGGGGTACAGGCAGCGACACCCTAAACGTACTTGTTAACAGGCTCCCAGTTGCAGTGCTAACCCTGTCTATTAAGAGATAA
- a CDS encoding NAD(P)/FAD-dependent oxidoreductase: MSYDVIVVGAGPAGAVAAKTTAEKGLSTLLIERGEYPGQKSVGGEFLPVSIFEEFPWMRGGPLQRRINGWVFFLPSGDEATEIRYSRKMEYGYTVHRPEWDRWVGGFAESAGAELKTSTLVEGVIRDESGCARGVVTDKGERLYSKIVIGADGVNSVTARSLGLRKNLSLNSVALCAKYTYTLPPEKIEERFGGFYGSEIEILFGEEICPRGFAWIFPSERDFCIGIGCGLDAMEKNIFSYLQEVVTLPRVKDKVQDAKLMNYSTHLVPIYGAPEQTYGGGFLLVGDAAGFVCPFDGAGYEAAAMSGKMAGEVAAEAISLGDVSAKTLRGYEDKWMKSFIGKDITYGRKVQDYVVNKMGVDLFNRMIYEMGSAMTKHGSYTGKSHGEAVEEFLSRYAKTLAEMTVQLAPSGTVPLKEVAKLLLGIGRTTILSKKRDKTTPRKGDTPPADGVTHPKL; the protein is encoded by the coding sequence ATGTCTTACGATGTTATAGTGGTGGGTGCTGGTCCTGCTGGCGCGGTGGCAGCTAAGACAACGGCGGAGAAGGGTCTAAGTACTCTGCTAATTGAGCGAGGGGAGTACCCAGGTCAGAAGAGTGTCGGTGGTGAATTTCTTCCAGTCAGCATATTTGAAGAGTTCCCTTGGATGAGGGGTGGCCCGCTTCAGCGGCGGATAAATGGGTGGGTCTTCTTCCTTCCCTCTGGAGACGAGGCTACTGAGATTCGCTATAGCCGGAAAATGGAGTACGGTTACACGGTTCATAGACCTGAGTGGGACCGTTGGGTTGGGGGATTCGCAGAGTCGGCGGGTGCGGAACTCAAAACTTCCACGCTCGTGGAGGGGGTTATTAGAGACGAATCGGGTTGCGCGAGAGGAGTTGTGACGGATAAGGGTGAGAGGCTCTACTCGAAAATCGTAATCGGGGCAGACGGTGTGAACTCTGTCACGGCCAGGAGCCTCGGATTGAGGAAGAACTTGTCGCTGAATTCTGTTGCCCTATGCGCCAAGTACACCTACACTCTGCCACCAGAGAAGATAGAGGAGAGATTTGGAGGCTTCTACGGCTCTGAGATAGAGATACTTTTCGGGGAGGAGATTTGCCCCCGAGGGTTTGCATGGATATTCCCTTCAGAGAGGGATTTCTGTATAGGCATCGGATGCGGGCTTGACGCGATGGAGAAGAACATCTTCTCATATCTCCAAGAGGTGGTGACGCTTCCTCGCGTAAAAGATAAAGTGCAGGATGCGAAGTTAATGAATTATTCCACCCACCTAGTACCCATCTACGGAGCTCCAGAGCAAACCTATGGAGGCGGTTTCCTTCTCGTGGGTGATGCAGCTGGGTTTGTATGTCCTTTTGATGGGGCTGGGTATGAGGCTGCAGCTATGTCAGGCAAGATGGCTGGCGAAGTAGCTGCGGAGGCGATAAGTCTAGGGGACGTCTCAGCTAAGACTCTCCGTGGGTATGAGGATAAGTGGATGAAGAGTTTCATCGGGAAAGATATAACCTACGGAAGGAAAGTCCAAGACTATGTGGTAAACAAGATGGGCGTCGACCTCTTCAACAGGATGATCTATGAGATGGGAAGCGCCATGACGAAGCATGGAAGTTATACGGGGAAATCACATGGCGAGGCAGTAGAGGAATTCTTGAGTCGATATGCGAAGACTTTGGCGGAAATGACTGTCCAGTTGGCGCCGTCTGGCACGGTACCCCTCAAAGAGGTGGCGAAACTCCTCCTAGGCATAGGTAGAACGACAATCCTAAGCAAGAAACGTGACAAAACCACTCCTAGGAAGGGAGACACGCCGCCAGCTGATGGTGTGACTCATCCCAAGCTGTAG
- a CDS encoding 4Fe-4S dicluster domain-containing protein, protein MADGDLAGVAIRDKVRSLTHHKPKTQRHIRVIAELCNGCALCLKFCPSGSWKLRDGVAVWEYGMECCLECGTCFCVCPRSAIAWSYPRGGEGVLYSLG, encoded by the coding sequence TTGGCTGATGGAGATCTTGCAGGGGTTGCAATTAGAGATAAAGTAAGGAGTCTAACCCACCATAAACCTAAGACGCAGAGGCACATCCGTGTTATCGCTGAACTGTGTAATGGGTGCGCTCTCTGCCTTAAGTTCTGCCCCAGCGGCTCTTGGAAGCTGAGGGACGGTGTTGCTGTGTGGGAATACGGAATGGAGTGCTGCCTAGAATGCGGAACATGCTTCTGCGTGTGCCCCCGCAGCGCAATAGCGTGGAGTTACCCCCGAGGGGGAGAGGGCGTACTCTACAGCTTGGGATGA
- a CDS encoding polyprenyl synthetase family protein: protein MSCKDEARYHIYVSELSYEIESLLLRFTSLLTNFELQPHITYSLSSRGKRLRPLLLILSGQSLGGVREALTMPAVAIELVHTASLIHDDVLDFEGVRRDLPTLYCKLGSKALLVGDVLYASAVALLAQSNPKLLEIIAESTMELCDGEFMDVSFSISNCKEEDYFRMIRKKSASLFKAAAECGAVVVGGLKSEVETLSTFGELFGIAYQLKDDLQDILGQVYGDFVNGRVTLPYLHLYTNGDSQSRLLVENNIGKGNVEDQVAEKILEKMEETGSIDYCRGKLAEYKFKACQTLASLKDSEFKDTLIWLTQAALST from the coding sequence TTGAGCTGTAAAGATGAGGCGAGATACCACATCTACGTTTCCGAGCTGAGTTATGAGATCGAATCTTTGCTACTGAGATTTACCTCGCTCCTTACAAATTTCGAACTTCAACCTCACATAACCTACTCTCTCTCATCACGAGGGAAGAGGCTTAGACCTTTACTCCTCATACTGAGCGGTCAGAGTTTAGGCGGGGTGAGAGAAGCGTTAACTATGCCAGCTGTGGCAATAGAGCTTGTGCACACCGCCTCTCTAATCCATGATGATGTCTTAGATTTTGAAGGTGTGCGGCGTGATCTACCTACGCTGTATTGTAAGTTGGGGAGTAAGGCGTTACTCGTAGGGGATGTACTTTATGCTTCAGCTGTGGCGCTATTAGCTCAAAGTAACCCTAAGCTACTGGAGATTATAGCAGAAAGTACCATGGAACTTTGTGACGGAGAGTTCATGGATGTCTCTTTTTCCATCAGCAACTGTAAGGAGGAGGACTACTTTAGGATGATAAGGAAGAAATCAGCCTCGCTCTTCAAGGCTGCTGCGGAGTGTGGTGCTGTAGTCGTTGGCGGTCTAAAGTCAGAAGTTGAGACTCTCAGCACATTTGGTGAGTTATTTGGGATAGCCTACCAACTGAAAGACGACCTACAGGATATATTAGGTCAGGTCTACGGCGACTTCGTGAACGGCAGGGTAACCCTCCCCTATCTCCACCTTTACACAAACGGGGATTCTCAGTCGAGACTGCTAGTAGAGAATAATATTGGTAAAGGCAATGTTGAGGATCAAGTTGCTGAGAAGATCTTAGAGAAGATGGAGGAGACTGGGTCTATAGATTACTGTCGAGGTAAGCTTGCTGAGTATAAATTCAAGGCATGCCAAACACTGGCCAGCCTCAAAGATTCTGAATTTAAGGATACACTTATTTGGCTCACCCAAGCTGCTCTATCCACGTGA